In a single window of the Nicotiana tomentosiformis chromosome 10, ASM39032v3, whole genome shotgun sequence genome:
- the LOC104112762 gene encoding pantothenate kinase 1, whose protein sequence is MERKLIDGKLENTDSTSELIKQSADEISHLAIDIGGSLIKIVYFSTNSKCSTNDEAPTLPKERQEVPNGDLNHHILSGRLHFVKFETSKIEDCINFLSSKKLQQCGAQCHHSHTVDKIKIKATGGGAFKFADLFKEKLGITLDKVEEMESLVAGANFLLKAVNHEAYTYIGGRKEYMQIDQNDLYPYLLVNIGSGVSMIKVDGDEKFQRVSGTSVGGGTFWGLGKLLTKCKSFDELLELSHEGNNRVIDMLVGDIYGGMDYAKIGLASTAIASSFGKPVSENRELEDYKPEDIARSLLRMISNNIGQIAYLNALRFGLKRIILGGFFIRDHAYTMDTISVAVDFWSKGEAKAMFLRHEGFLGALGAFMNYKDGNADLMPLQLVEQTPKSSSCIVDRIHNSTRVHENESGAIDCRLRVSSSFKIYDEVKRC, encoded by the exons ATGGAGAGAAAGTTAATTGATGGGAAATTAGAGAATACTGATTCCACTTCTGAGCTGATTAAGCAATCTGCTGATGAAATTTCTCATTTGGCTATCGATATTGGAG GCTCCCTCATCAAGATTGTATACTTTTCAACCAACAGTAAGTGCAGCACAAATGATGAGGCACCAacattaccaaaagaaagacaGGAAGTTCCCAATGGAGACCTTAACCATCACATTCTTAGTGGCAGACTTCATTTCGTGAAGTTCGAGACTAGCAAGATTGAGGACTGCATAAACTTTTTGTCTTCCAAGAAACTTCAACAGTGCG GTgctcaatgtcatcattctcaCACTGTTGACAAGATCAAGATTAAG GCAACAGGTGGTGGAGCTTTCAAGTTTGCCGATCTATTCAAAGAAAAACTTGGCATAACTCTGGACAAGGTAGAGGAAATGGAGTCTCTTGTTGCTGGAGCAAACTTTTTGCTTAAG GCTGTCAACCATGAAGCTTATACGTATATTGGAGGTCGAAAGGAATACATGCAGATTGATCAGAATGACTTATATCCTTACCTCCTTGTCAACATTGGATCTGGGGTTAGCATGATAAAG GTAGATGGAGATGAAAAATTTCAGAGAGTTAGCGGAACTAGCGTTGGTGGCGGCACTTTCTGGGGCCTAGGAAAACTTTTGACTAAATGCAAAAG TTTTGATGAGTTGCTGGAATTGAGCCATGAGGGAAACAACAGAGTGATAGACATGCTTGTTGGAGATATTTATGGGGGAATGGACTATGCAAAG ATCGGCCTTGCATCAACAGCCATTGCCTCTAGCTTCGGTAAGCCGGTCTCAGAAAACAGAGAGCTCGAAGACTACAAACCAGAAGACATCGCCCGGTCCCTTTTAAGAATGATCTCAAATAACATCGGACAG ATTGCATACTTGAATGCTCTTCGTTTTGGGCTCAAGCGCATTATTTTGGGAGGTTTCTTCATCCGTGACCATGCTTATACAATGGACACAATTTCCGTTGCAGTTGATTTCTG GTCGAAGGGTGAGGCAAAAGCAATGTTCTTGCGGCATGAGGGGTTTCTTGGAGCTCTAGGAGCTTTCATGAATTATAAAGATGGAAATGCTGATTTGATGCCCCTTCAGTTAGTTGAGCAAACTCCTAAGAGTTCAAGTTGCATAGTAGATAGGATTCATAACTCTACGCGCGTGCACGAAAATGAAAGTGGTGCCATAGATTGTAGATTGCGAGTTAGTAGCTCATTTAAAATTTATGATGAGGTCAAAAGGTGTTGA
- the LOC104112763 gene encoding uncharacterized protein isoform X3, protein MESETLKDSYNDEVEVIGKLTEEFTEQLRMKQQMIIEDQTEQYDDDDEEEEEEEEEEEEEEEEEEEFSFACMTDAPPITAEEVFYNGQIRPLFPLFNQNLLLSEDDLEKLKERSPVNKIFIQTEENSPATSSSSGNQEIAGPFCEWSKDNKAIEAAASSSSSSPEVCKKSNSTGFSKLWRFKDFLHRSNSDGRDAFVFLNPTTTTPAKTEEKAKFNEQMLTQKIKKKKGTVVKKSEGVLAHEAYMKSKAKDEDRRRSYLPYRPELVGFFTNVNGGLTRNVHPF, encoded by the exons ATGGAGTCTGAAACCTTAAAAGATTCGTATAATGATGAGGTGGAAGTCATCGGAAAACTAACCGAAGAATTCACAGAGCAGCTAAGGATGAAACAACAGATGATAATCGAAGATCAAACAGAacaatatgatgatgatgatg aagaagaagaagaagaagaagaagaagaagaagaagaagaagaagaagaggaggagtttTCTTTCGCGTGTATGACAGACGCGCCGCCGATAACGGCGGAGGAGGTGTTCTACAACGGTCAAATCCGACCCCTTTTCCCATTATTCAATCAAAACCTTCTTTTGTCCGAGGATGATTTGGAAAAATTGAAGGAGCGGTCACCGGTAAACAAGATATTTATACAAACGGAAGAAAATTCTCCGGCAACTTCCTCTTCATCGGGAAATCAAGAAATCGCTGGACCGTTTTGTGAATGGTCAAAAGATAATAAGGCAATTGAAGctgctgcttcttcttcttcttcttctcctgaGGTATGCAAAAAGAGTAACTCAACAGGATTTTCAAAGCTATGGAGATTCAAAGACTTTCTTCACCGGAGTAACAGTGATGGACGAGACGCCTTTGTATTCTTGAACCCTACCACAACTACTCCAGCGAAGACAGAAGAAAAAGCCAAATTCAACGAGCAAATGCTAACGCAGAAGATTAAAAAGAAGAAGGGTACTGTTGTAAAGAAGAGCGAAGGTGTGTTAGCACATGAAGCATACATGAAGAGTAAAGCTAAGGATGAAGATCGCCGGCGATCGTATCTTCCTTACCGGCCGGAGCTCGTCGGATTTTTCACTAATGTGAACGGCGGATTAACGAGGAACGTGCATCCCTTCTAA
- the LOC104112763 gene encoding uncharacterized protein isoform X2 translates to MESETLKDSYNDEVEVIGKLTEEFTEQLRMKQQMIIEDQTEQYDDDDEEEEEEEEEEEEEEEEEEEEEEFSFACMTDAPPITAEEVFYNGQIRPLFPLFNQNLLLSEDDLEKLKERSPVNKIFIQTEENSPATSSSSGNQEIAGPFCEWSKDNKAIEAAASSSSSSPEVCKKSNSTGFSKLWRFKDFLHRSNSDGRDAFVFLNPTTTTPAKTEEKAKFNEQMLTQKIKKKKGTVVKKSEGVLAHEAYMKSKAKDEDRRRSYLPYRPELVGFFTNVNGGLTRNVHPF, encoded by the exons ATGGAGTCTGAAACCTTAAAAGATTCGTATAATGATGAGGTGGAAGTCATCGGAAAACTAACCGAAGAATTCACAGAGCAGCTAAGGATGAAACAACAGATGATAATCGAAGATCAAACAGAacaatatgatgatgatgatg aagaagaagaagaagaagaagaagaagaagaagaagaagaagaagaagaagaagaagaggaggagtttTCTTTCGCGTGTATGACAGACGCGCCGCCGATAACGGCGGAGGAGGTGTTCTACAACGGTCAAATCCGACCCCTTTTCCCATTATTCAATCAAAACCTTCTTTTGTCCGAGGATGATTTGGAAAAATTGAAGGAGCGGTCACCGGTAAACAAGATATTTATACAAACGGAAGAAAATTCTCCGGCAACTTCCTCTTCATCGGGAAATCAAGAAATCGCTGGACCGTTTTGTGAATGGTCAAAAGATAATAAGGCAATTGAAGctgctgcttcttcttcttcttcttctcctgaGGTATGCAAAAAGAGTAACTCAACAGGATTTTCAAAGCTATGGAGATTCAAAGACTTTCTTCACCGGAGTAACAGTGATGGACGAGACGCCTTTGTATTCTTGAACCCTACCACAACTACTCCAGCGAAGACAGAAGAAAAAGCCAAATTCAACGAGCAAATGCTAACGCAGAAGATTAAAAAGAAGAAGGGTACTGTTGTAAAGAAGAGCGAAGGTGTGTTAGCACATGAAGCATACATGAAGAGTAAAGCTAAGGATGAAGATCGCCGGCGATCGTATCTTCCTTACCGGCCGGAGCTCGTCGGATTTTTCACTAATGTGAACGGCGGATTAACGAGGAACGTGCATCCCTTCTAA
- the LOC104112763 gene encoding uncharacterized protein isoform X1: MESETLKDSYNDEVEVIGKLTEEFTEQLRMKQQMIIEDQTEQYDDDDEEEEEEEEEEEEEEEEEEEEEEEFSFACMTDAPPITAEEVFYNGQIRPLFPLFNQNLLLSEDDLEKLKERSPVNKIFIQTEENSPATSSSSGNQEIAGPFCEWSKDNKAIEAAASSSSSSPEVCKKSNSTGFSKLWRFKDFLHRSNSDGRDAFVFLNPTTTTPAKTEEKAKFNEQMLTQKIKKKKGTVVKKSEGVLAHEAYMKSKAKDEDRRRSYLPYRPELVGFFTNVNGGLTRNVHPF; encoded by the exons ATGGAGTCTGAAACCTTAAAAGATTCGTATAATGATGAGGTGGAAGTCATCGGAAAACTAACCGAAGAATTCACAGAGCAGCTAAGGATGAAACAACAGATGATAATCGAAGATCAAACAGAacaatatgatgatgatgatg aagaagaagaagaagaagaagaagaagaagaagaagaagaagaagaagaagaagaagaagaggaggagtttTCTTTCGCGTGTATGACAGACGCGCCGCCGATAACGGCGGAGGAGGTGTTCTACAACGGTCAAATCCGACCCCTTTTCCCATTATTCAATCAAAACCTTCTTTTGTCCGAGGATGATTTGGAAAAATTGAAGGAGCGGTCACCGGTAAACAAGATATTTATACAAACGGAAGAAAATTCTCCGGCAACTTCCTCTTCATCGGGAAATCAAGAAATCGCTGGACCGTTTTGTGAATGGTCAAAAGATAATAAGGCAATTGAAGctgctgcttcttcttcttcttcttctcctgaGGTATGCAAAAAGAGTAACTCAACAGGATTTTCAAAGCTATGGAGATTCAAAGACTTTCTTCACCGGAGTAACAGTGATGGACGAGACGCCTTTGTATTCTTGAACCCTACCACAACTACTCCAGCGAAGACAGAAGAAAAAGCCAAATTCAACGAGCAAATGCTAACGCAGAAGATTAAAAAGAAGAAGGGTACTGTTGTAAAGAAGAGCGAAGGTGTGTTAGCACATGAAGCATACATGAAGAGTAAAGCTAAGGATGAAGATCGCCGGCGATCGTATCTTCCTTACCGGCCGGAGCTCGTCGGATTTTTCACTAATGTGAACGGCGGATTAACGAGGAACGTGCATCCCTTCTAA